In Acidobacteriota bacterium, the genomic window GCTGCTGCAAGCGCGACTTCAGCGGGTCGAAGAGCTCTGCAAGACCCATCCCAACAGCTTTTGGCCCAACCAATACGCCAACCGGAACAACTCCGGAGCGCACTACCGCTCTACCATCCGCGAGGTGGTGGAGCAGCTGGGCGCAGCGCCGGACCACCTATTCGTCGCCACCAGCACCTGTGGCACCTTGCGGGGTTGCTGCGACTTCATACGGGATCACGGATTCGCCACCCGGATCATCGCGGTGGATGCGGTGGGCAGCCGGATCTTCGGCCAAGAGAAGACGGATCGTTGGATTCCCGGCATCGGTGCCGGCGTCAGGCCGCCTTTGTGCCCGGAAGAATGGCCCGGCGAAGTGGTCCACGTCACCGACCGGGAATGCGTGGAGGCATGCCGGTGGCTGGTGCGCCGGGAAGGGATTCTCGCCGGTGGTTCCTCCGGAGCGGTGGTCAGCGCTTTCGACCGCTTGCAGCGTGAGCTACCGCCGGACTCCCGCTGTGTGCTGGTGCTGCCGGATCGGGGCGAGCGCTACCTGGATACGGTCTACGACGACGGCTGGGTCGAGGAGCGGCTGGGGCTCTCGACGGAAGGTTGGGGAGGGCCCCCGGCAACTCCTCTGGTAGCGGGAGCGCCAGGATGAAGGGGCGGATTGCAGGGGCCGGCAGGGCGGCGGCGTTGGGCGCCGCGCTTTTGGGGAGCACCTTGCTGGCGCTCTCGGCGGTGGCTCAATCCTGGCCGGGAGTCTGGGGGCCGGAGCGCAATGCGCGGCTGCCGGGACCCCTGGAGGTTCCAACGAATCCGCAGCTGGAGGAGATCTGGCGTCATCCCGTGGGCAAGGGATATTCGGAGATCGCCGTCGCCAGCGGGCGCGGCTTCCTGACCTTCAGCGACGGAGAACGGGATCACCTCGCGGCCCTCGATCTGGACACCGGGAAGGAGATCTGGCGTCGTCCCCTGGGCGAGACCTACCGCGGCCATGACGGCTCCGACGATGGCCCCATCGCCACGCCGGTGCTCGAAGATGGGCGGGTCGTCGTGCTCGATCCCTTCGGCCGGCTCTACGCCTTCGGTGCCGAGGACGGTCAGGCCCTGTGGACGCGAGACCTGGCAAAGGACTTCGGCGGTTCCGCTCCCTATTGGGGCTATGCCTCCAGCCCCCTGCCGGTGGACATCGGCGACCAGCGGGCGCTGGTGGTGCAGACTGGGGCTCAGGAGGCGTCGAGCCTGGTGGCGTTGACCGCCGGCACCGGCGAGACGCTGTGGACCGCTCATCCCGCCCCGGGTAACGGCTACTCGTCCCCGGTGCTGATGCAGCTGGCGGGGGAAGAGCAGATCGTGGCTGCGACCTCCGAGAAGGTCTTCGCCGTGCGCTCTGAGGACGGTGCGGTGTTGT contains:
- the sbnA gene encoding 2,3-diaminopropionate biosynthesis protein SbnA gives rise to the protein MPEGVLSAVGNTPLALLDQLFSDFPGQVWAKLEGLNPGGSAKDRPAREMLAEAFAEGLIDHDTVIVESSSGNMGIGLAQACARYGLRFICVVDVKTTVLNRRILEVYGAEVELVKTPEPVTGELLQARLQRVEELCKTHPNSFWPNQYANRNNSGAHYRSTIREVVEQLGAAPDHLFVATSTCGTLRGCCDFIRDHGFATRIIAVDAVGSRIFGQEKTDRWIPGIGAGVRPPLCPEEWPGEVVHVTDRECVEACRWLVRREGILAGGSSGAVVSAFDRLQRELPPDSRCVLVLPDRGERYLDTVYDDGWVEERLGLSTEGWGGPPATPLVAGAPG
- a CDS encoding PQQ-binding-like beta-propeller repeat protein is translated as MKGRIAGAGRAAALGAALLGSTLLALSAVAQSWPGVWGPERNARLPGPLEVPTNPQLEEIWRHPVGKGYSEIAVASGRGFLTFSDGERDHLAALDLDTGKEIWRRPLGETYRGHDGSDDGPIATPVLEDGRVVVLDPFGRLYAFGAEDGQALWTRDLAKDFGGSAPYWGYASSPLPVDIGDQRALVVQTGAQEASSLVALTAGTGETLWTAHPAPGNGYSSPVLMQLAGEEQIVAATSEKVFAVRSEDGAVLWSHEVPGEPRRSPVAIPQDRVLVSSWNETALLSVRRTGKADGGWQVTELWAKPVLKGTYSPAVYHQGHLYGMNGTYLVCVDPQQGDVLWRHKLYHATVLLVEDKLWVLGERSGRLYLVEATPERYRQLLEAQVFNPGARSMTGPVMVSGRLLLRNLEERVQLRLVSSANEPPPGDSGGTEAERGPSDDDQESDPPEDRNQPADEAER